A portion of the Halobacillus ihumii genome contains these proteins:
- the fumC gene encoding class II fumarate hydratase, which translates to MDYRIEKDTLGEIKVPSDKYWAAQTQRSKENFPIGNEKMPKEIIEGFAILKKSAAKANHELGLLEKDKADAIGHAADQILEGVLEEHFPLVVWQTGSGTQSNMNVNEVIAHVGNKWLEEQGKETRLHPNDDVNKSQSSNDTYPTALHIASVRKLEDVLLPGLTQLKDTLEEKMEAFNDIVKIGRTHLQDATPLTLGQEISGWHRMLEKTEKMLIDSTNYVKELAIGGTAVGTGLNAHVDFADQVVSKINDETQKHFISAPNKFHALTSHDELVHAHGAIKALAADVMKIANDVRWLASGPRCGIGEITIPANEPGSSIMPGKVNPTQSEAITMVAAQVMGNDATIGFAASQGNFELNVFKPVIAYNFLQSAQLLADSMVSFNERCVVGLEPNHEQIEKYLRDSLMLVTALNPHIGYENAAKIAKTAFEKDQTLKETAVELGLLTEEQFEEYVDPKAMTKPNAK; encoded by the coding sequence ATGGACTATCGAATTGAAAAAGATACATTAGGTGAAATAAAAGTCCCGAGTGATAAGTATTGGGCAGCTCAAACGCAACGGAGTAAAGAGAATTTTCCGATTGGCAATGAGAAAATGCCGAAAGAAATTATTGAAGGGTTTGCCATTCTTAAAAAGAGTGCTGCCAAAGCCAATCATGAACTTGGTTTACTTGAAAAAGATAAAGCGGATGCGATTGGACATGCAGCCGATCAAATTCTTGAAGGTGTTTTAGAGGAACATTTTCCGCTTGTTGTCTGGCAAACGGGCAGTGGTACACAATCTAATATGAACGTGAATGAAGTGATCGCTCATGTGGGGAATAAGTGGCTTGAGGAGCAGGGGAAAGAAACACGTTTGCATCCTAATGACGATGTAAACAAATCTCAAAGCTCTAATGATACATACCCTACAGCACTGCACATTGCGTCAGTCAGAAAGCTTGAGGATGTATTACTTCCAGGTTTAACACAATTAAAAGATACATTAGAAGAAAAGATGGAAGCGTTTAACGACATTGTTAAAATTGGACGTACTCATTTACAAGATGCGACACCGCTAACGCTCGGTCAGGAAATAAGCGGATGGCACCGTATGCTTGAAAAAACCGAAAAAATGCTGATTGATAGTACAAACTATGTAAAAGAGCTTGCGATTGGCGGGACTGCTGTCGGGACTGGTCTAAATGCGCATGTAGATTTTGCGGATCAAGTCGTTTCCAAAATTAATGATGAAACACAGAAACATTTTATTTCTGCACCGAATAAATTTCATGCGTTAACATCTCATGATGAACTGGTTCATGCTCACGGAGCTATCAAGGCATTGGCAGCTGACGTTATGAAAATTGCCAATGATGTCAGATGGCTGGCCAGTGGACCGCGTTGTGGAATCGGTGAAATTACAATTCCGGCCAATGAGCCTGGCAGCTCGATTATGCCTGGTAAAGTCAATCCGACTCAGAGTGAAGCGATCACAATGGTTGCTGCACAGGTGATGGGGAATGATGCAACGATTGGATTTGCAGCCAGCCAAGGTAATTTTGAATTGAATGTATTTAAACCTGTCATTGCTTATAACTTCTTGCAGTCCGCGCAATTACTTGCTGACAGCATGGTTTCCTTTAATGAACGCTGTGTCGTTGGTTTAGAACCAAACCATGAGCAAATTGAAAAGTATCTACGTGATTCATTAATGCTCGTGACAGCATTGAATCCGCACATTGGCTATGAAAATGCAGCTAAAATCGCGAAAACAGCTTTTGAAAAAGACCAAACATTGAAGGAAACAGCTGTTGAACTTGGTTTGCTTACAGAAGAGCAATTCGAGGAATATGTAGATCCAAAGGCGATGACAAAGCCTAACGCCAAGTAA
- a CDS encoding alpha/beta-type small acid-soluble spore protein has translation MANNSSNELVVPGVQQALDQMKTEIAQEFGVQLGADSTSRANGSVGGEITKRLVSMAEQQFGGQK, from the coding sequence ATGGCTAACAACAGTTCAAACGAGTTAGTAGTACCTGGCGTACAACAAGCTCTAGACCAAATGAAAACTGAGATTGCACAAGAATTCGGAGTACAACTTGGTGCTGATTCTACTTCCCGTGCTAACGGTTCTGTAGGTGGAGAAATCACTAAGCGTCTTGTGTCTATGGCTGAACAACAGTTCGGCGGACAAAAATAA
- a CDS encoding ABC transporter ATP-binding protein yields MAELKLNNIEKVYDKKVKAVDDFNLHINDKEFIVFVGPSGCGKSTTLRMIAGLEEITGGDFIIDEKRMNDVAPKDRDIAMVFQNYALYPHMNVYDNMAFGLKLRKMDKKEIEQRVNNAANILGLEALLDRKPKALSGGQRQRVALGRAIVRDAKVFLMDEPLSNLDAKLRVQMRAEIQKLHQRLQTTTIYVTHDQTEAMTMATRLVVMKDGIIQQVGAPKEVYDKPENVFVGGFIGSPAMNFFAGTLREDHIQIGDVNLAVPEGKLKTLRDQNYIDKEVVLGVRPEDMHDEPLFIDANPDKKIKAYIEVAELMGSESYLYSKLDDQEFIARVDSRSDINGGDEIELAIDMNKVHFFDKETEQRIH; encoded by the coding sequence ATGGCAGAGTTAAAGTTAAATAATATTGAAAAAGTGTATGACAAGAAAGTAAAAGCCGTTGATGACTTCAACTTACATATTAATGACAAAGAATTCATCGTTTTTGTAGGTCCATCTGGCTGTGGTAAATCAACAACCTTAAGAATGATTGCCGGGCTTGAGGAAATAACGGGCGGTGATTTCATAATTGATGAAAAGCGCATGAATGATGTGGCACCTAAAGACCGCGACATTGCGATGGTGTTCCAGAACTATGCTCTTTATCCGCATATGAACGTTTATGATAATATGGCATTCGGCCTTAAATTACGTAAAATGGATAAAAAAGAAATCGAGCAGCGCGTCAACAACGCAGCCAATATCCTGGGACTTGAAGCTTTATTAGATCGTAAACCGAAAGCACTCTCAGGTGGACAGCGTCAGCGTGTGGCACTTGGACGTGCGATTGTACGTGATGCGAAAGTGTTCTTAATGGATGAACCATTATCCAACCTTGATGCGAAATTACGTGTTCAGATGAGAGCCGAAATTCAAAAGCTTCACCAGCGTCTGCAAACGACAACGATCTATGTAACCCACGACCAGACAGAGGCCATGACGATGGCTACACGTCTTGTCGTTATGAAGGATGGGATCATCCAGCAGGTTGGGGCACCTAAAGAAGTATATGACAAGCCGGAAAATGTTTTTGTCGGTGGTTTCATCGGATCTCCTGCCATGAACTTCTTTGCCGGAACCCTTCGTGAGGATCATATTCAAATAGGCGATGTAAATCTTGCTGTGCCAGAAGGAAAGTTAAAGACATTGCGTGATCAGAATTATATTGATAAAGAAGTCGTTCTCGGTGTACGCCCGGAAGATATGCATGATGAACCGTTATTTATCGATGCGAACCCAGATAAGAAAATTAAAGCCTACATCGAAGTAGCTGAGCTAATGGGATCTGAATCATATCTTTATTCTAAACTGGATGATCAAGAGTTCATTGCAAGGGTTGATTCCCGTTCTGATATTAACGGTGGAGATGAAATCGAACTTGCGATTGATATGAACAAAGTCCACTTTTTCGATAAAGAAACGGAACAGCGTATCCATTAA
- a CDS encoding PucR family transcriptional regulator, translating to MTKIEQLKQIYPSLIAVEEQSIELSNKYQLFRTGDEQVIAILKTELNQKDVQLLQLILTPISKRDDQTTARERSWSRFLQGHSDELMAEPLPQKFRFVFFCLSDPNIDRQTFQEALQSFFPRVMPLLWEDHQQGVIIEEIMENNQETITFQPLIDVLMSDFYTKIHFYLSEFSESPLEGPSFFQWAKKCFHISMRNSIGPVATFQEVIPSLYIESMPEAERTMISDSLFSTVRDDQDLLQTIQVFLESGSNATLAAKRLYMHRNSLQYRVDKFIEKTGVDIKQFQGAIITYLFLLEADR from the coding sequence ATGACTAAAATCGAGCAACTTAAACAAATCTACCCCTCGCTAATCGCTGTCGAAGAGCAAAGTATAGAACTATCCAATAAGTACCAACTTTTTCGTACGGGCGATGAGCAGGTAATTGCCATTCTAAAAACAGAGCTCAACCAAAAAGATGTTCAGCTTCTCCAGCTGATTTTAACTCCTATTTCTAAACGGGATGATCAAACAACGGCTCGTGAGCGATCCTGGTCCCGTTTTCTTCAGGGTCATTCAGATGAATTAATGGCCGAACCACTGCCTCAAAAGTTCAGGTTTGTATTTTTCTGCTTATCTGATCCAAACATTGACCGTCAAACGTTTCAGGAAGCATTGCAATCCTTTTTTCCACGCGTGATGCCGCTGCTATGGGAGGATCATCAGCAAGGTGTCATTATTGAAGAAATCATGGAAAACAATCAGGAAACGATTACGTTTCAGCCACTGATTGATGTATTAATGAGTGACTTTTATACAAAAATTCATTTTTATCTTAGTGAATTTAGTGAATCACCACTTGAAGGTCCCTCATTTTTTCAGTGGGCAAAGAAATGCTTTCATATCTCCATGCGAAACAGCATCGGTCCTGTGGCAACCTTTCAAGAAGTGATTCCATCTCTATACATTGAATCCATGCCCGAAGCGGAACGAACCATGATTTCTGATTCATTATTTTCCACTGTTCGCGATGATCAAGATCTGCTTCAAACAATTCAAGTCTTTCTCGAGTCCGGCTCGAATGCGACTTTGGCAGCTAAACGGCTTTATATGCATAGAAACAGTTTACAATATCGCGTTGATAAATTTATCGAAAAAACCGGTGTTGATATAAAACAGTTTCAGGGCGCTATTATTACGTATCTTTTTTTACTTGAGGCAGACCGATAA
- a CDS encoding metal-sensitive transcriptional regulator: MDQVQERSQYGPESKNRLKRIEGQVRGVIRMMEEDKECKEVVTQLAAARSAMDRAIGYIVARNLETSIKQAQEKDDDSQEYIEEAVKMIVKSR, translated from the coding sequence ATGGATCAAGTACAGGAAAGAAGTCAATATGGACCAGAGTCTAAAAATCGATTGAAACGAATTGAAGGGCAGGTTCGCGGTGTAATCAGAATGATGGAAGAAGATAAGGAATGTAAAGAAGTTGTGACCCAGCTGGCGGCTGCCCGATCAGCTATGGACCGTGCTATCGGTTATATTGTAGCAAGAAATTTAGAAACCAGCATAAAACAAGCTCAAGAAAAAGACGATGATTCTCAGGAATATATAGAAGAAGCCGTTAAGATGATTGTCAAAAGCCGATAA
- a CDS encoding DUF445 domain-containing protein: MNVVVLIVGMMLIGAAIGGVTNHLAIKMLFRPYKPIKIGKFQVPFTPGLIPKRRDELSRQLGEMVVNHLLTADGLRRKIEGPAFENQLTTFVQEEVEKLLNNDDSMQAILSSLDIHLDQERLEDSISSWVEERYDSMMSGVRERSASELLPEEWKSKLENSADEFAVYIQERVRIYLDSYEGKERIADLIDDYLDNQGFLGNMISSFMGSERLIDRIHPVLLKYVSAREATDWLQTMIQAELSKALNRPVVELEDKIGKTTISEALGKIVSKGLPMEQWLNRSLSDWSKPIQSKIILDVIPAVTPKVTELLASQMERMMNSMNLSGIVEEQVSSFPVERLEDIVLGISKREFKMITYLGALLGGLIGFVQGIIAVLLG; the protein is encoded by the coding sequence ATGAATGTTGTTGTTTTAATAGTGGGTATGATGCTAATAGGAGCTGCAATCGGAGGGGTGACGAACCACCTCGCCATTAAAATGCTTTTTCGTCCATATAAACCGATCAAGATCGGGAAGTTTCAAGTTCCCTTCACGCCTGGGCTGATACCGAAACGACGCGATGAACTATCTCGTCAGCTTGGTGAGATGGTTGTAAATCATCTTCTAACGGCAGACGGGCTGCGAAGGAAAATCGAGGGGCCTGCCTTTGAAAACCAGCTAACCACATTTGTTCAAGAAGAAGTAGAGAAGCTGCTGAACAATGATGATTCGATGCAGGCGATCCTATCTTCCCTTGATATCCATCTCGACCAGGAACGTCTGGAAGACTCGATTTCCAGCTGGGTGGAAGAACGATATGATTCGATGATGAGTGGTGTGAGAGAGCGGTCAGCAAGTGAACTGCTACCTGAGGAGTGGAAATCAAAACTTGAGAATAGTGCTGACGAATTCGCTGTTTACATACAGGAACGTGTGAGAATCTACCTGGATAGTTATGAAGGAAAAGAGCGAATCGCTGATCTTATTGACGATTATTTGGACAACCAGGGGTTTCTCGGAAATATGATTTCCTCCTTTATGGGTTCAGAGCGACTTATCGATCGCATCCATCCAGTCCTCCTTAAATATGTTTCAGCCCGGGAAGCTACAGATTGGCTGCAAACCATGATTCAAGCTGAGTTAAGCAAAGCATTGAATCGTCCTGTGGTAGAATTGGAAGATAAGATTGGAAAAACAACTATATCTGAAGCACTCGGTAAGATTGTAAGTAAAGGACTGCCGATGGAGCAATGGCTTAACCGCTCCTTATCCGATTGGTCAAAACCCATTCAATCAAAAATCATTCTCGATGTGATTCCAGCAGTCACGCCTAAGGTGACAGAGCTGCTGGCTTCACAAATGGAGCGAATGATGAACTCGATGAATTTATCCGGGATTGTCGAAGAACAAGTTTCGTCATTTCCCGTTGAACGCTTAGAAGATATTGTTCTTGGTATTTCCAAACGAGAGTTTAAGATGATTACGTACCTAGGTGCACTGCTTGGGGGCTTGATTGGGTTCGTTCAAGGAATAATCGCAGTTCTACTGGGATAA
- a CDS encoding YlbF family regulator translates to MANIYDNAYDLEKAIRNSEEFQGLKEAYDAVMSEESAKKMFEDFRQTQITLQQKQMQGEEISEEEVEQARQVVELVQQHPQISTLMEQEQRLNTVINDVSQIITKPLEELYGNPEEPQQ, encoded by the coding sequence ATGGCTAATATTTATGACAATGCTTACGATCTTGAAAAAGCAATTCGTAATAGTGAAGAATTTCAAGGACTGAAGGAAGCTTATGATGCAGTCATGAGCGAAGAGTCTGCGAAGAAAATGTTCGAAGATTTCCGCCAAACTCAAATCACTTTGCAGCAAAAGCAGATGCAAGGCGAAGAAATTAGTGAAGAAGAAGTGGAACAAGCTCGTCAGGTTGTTGAACTGGTACAGCAGCATCCACAAATTTCAACACTGATGGAACAAGAACAGCGTCTGAACACAGTGATTAACGATGTCAGCCAGATTATTACGAAGCCTCTTGAAGAGCTGTACGGTAATCCAGAAGAACCACAACAATAA
- a CDS encoding enoyl-CoA hydratase, whose amino-acid sequence MRFIEIEQNDNVIHLRLNRGEKYNALHVEMLQELAGAVQQVKEQDGQVVVLSGTGAGFCAGGDITMMKEIHNPDVYEQVMNDIETIVTTIYNMPKLVIAAVHGPVVGLGLSLALASDYLIAEADADISMNFIGIGLVPDGGGHFFLEQRLGTHRAKHFAWEGRNLRAKEAYDLNIVDVVVNGELHQEAADLALRWSQSPLKSMVTTKKIYHQYRLDQLLQYLAKERQAQWELRQSEDHKEGVDAFLEKRKPHFKGK is encoded by the coding sequence ATGCGCTTTATAGAAATAGAGCAGAACGATAATGTCATCCATTTACGCCTTAATCGCGGGGAAAAATATAATGCTTTGCACGTTGAAATGCTGCAGGAGCTTGCTGGAGCCGTTCAACAAGTAAAAGAACAGGATGGACAAGTTGTCGTTCTTTCTGGAACCGGAGCTGGCTTTTGTGCCGGCGGTGATATTACAATGATGAAAGAAATTCATAATCCCGACGTTTACGAACAAGTGATGAATGATATCGAGACCATTGTAACAACGATCTATAACATGCCTAAACTTGTGATTGCAGCCGTACATGGTCCGGTGGTCGGGCTGGGACTGAGTTTAGCTTTGGCTTCGGACTACTTGATTGCTGAGGCTGATGCAGATATCTCGATGAATTTTATCGGTATCGGCCTCGTCCCTGACGGTGGTGGTCATTTCTTCTTAGAGCAGCGCCTTGGAACTCATCGTGCCAAACACTTTGCGTGGGAAGGACGAAATCTGCGGGCAAAGGAAGCCTATGACCTTAATATTGTAGATGTTGTCGTCAACGGAGAACTCCATCAGGAAGCGGCTGATTTGGCGTTAAGATGGAGTCAGAGTCCCTTAAAGTCGATGGTGACGACGAAGAAAATTTACCATCAATATCGTCTCGATCAACTCTTGCAGTATTTGGCAAAAGAAAGACAAGCTCAGTGGGAACTGCGGCAATCCGAAGACCATAAAGAAGGGGTAGATGCGTTTTTAGAAAAGCGTAAACCACACTTTAAAGGAAAATGA
- a CDS encoding YhzD family protein has protein sequence MKKYFLTVFEKDGTNVLDESFEAENDAEAKDIGGNKLEEHGFSDYTHRCVAPEGHLVLFHR, from the coding sequence ATGAAGAAATACTTTTTAACTGTATTCGAAAAAGACGGAACTAATGTATTAGATGAATCATTTGAAGCTGAAAATGATGCAGAGGCCAAGGATATCGGGGGAAACAAACTTGAAGAACATGGATTCAGTGATTATACCCACCGTTGTGTAGCCCCTGAAGGACACCTGGTTTTATTCCATAGGTAA
- a CDS encoding ABC transporter ATP-binding protein produces the protein MTLRLNHVTKKFGSHTAVNQLSLEIPEKQIFGFLGANGAGKTTTFRMILGLLQETEGSISWNNGEIGYDQSHLIGYLPEERGLYPKMKVRDQLVYLAKLRGMNKSDSLKELDYWLDRFKVPDYKTKKVEELSKGNQQKIQFISAVLHKPKLLILDEPFSGLDPVNVEMLKEAVVDLKESGMSIVFSSHRMEHVEELCENLCILHHGTPVVHGHLKDIKRSFGKKNVRVKADFDTEFLKRIPGVTKYKAFGEGCNLQVESEDISQKIFTELNGKGFVRSFILEEPSLNDIFIEKVGASYE, from the coding sequence GTGACGTTAAGATTAAATCATGTAACAAAGAAATTTGGTTCGCATACCGCGGTGAACCAGTTATCGCTAGAGATTCCAGAGAAACAAATCTTTGGGTTTCTTGGGGCTAATGGGGCGGGTAAAACTACGACATTTCGAATGATTCTCGGGTTATTGCAGGAGACGGAAGGGTCGATTTCCTGGAATAACGGAGAGATCGGTTATGATCAAAGTCATTTGATTGGCTATTTACCTGAGGAGCGAGGCCTTTATCCAAAAATGAAAGTGCGTGACCAGCTTGTTTATTTAGCAAAACTTCGCGGGATGAATAAATCTGACTCGCTAAAGGAACTCGATTATTGGCTGGATCGTTTTAAAGTACCGGACTATAAAACGAAGAAAGTAGAAGAACTTTCTAAAGGGAATCAGCAAAAAATTCAATTCATATCAGCCGTTTTACATAAACCAAAGCTGTTGATCTTAGATGAACCGTTCTCAGGACTCGACCCTGTGAATGTGGAAATGCTCAAAGAAGCGGTTGTTGACTTAAAGGAGTCCGGGATGTCGATTGTATTTTCGTCCCACCGCATGGAGCATGTCGAGGAGTTGTGTGAGAACCTGTGTATTCTTCATCATGGGACGCCAGTTGTCCATGGCCACTTGAAGGATATAAAGCGTTCTTTTGGCAAAAAAAATGTTCGGGTGAAAGCTGACTTTGACACGGAATTTTTAAAACGAATACCAGGAGTCACCAAATATAAAGCTTTTGGAGAAGGCTGCAATTTGCAGGTAGAGAGTGAAGACATTTCGCAAAAAATTTTCACGGAGTTAAATGGAAAGGGATTTGTCAGGTCATTCATTCTTGAGGAGCCGTCTCTAAATGATATTTTTATCGAGAAAGTAGGTGCCTCTTATGAATAA
- a CDS encoding ABC transporter permease, which yields MNKFFIMVGHTFMNRVKTKSFLITTLITLILITALSNIQTIIETFSGEDEAKKVALISDNDEWSSTLVEMVSVNDAFTLERVDQSLEEAKQAVKEGTYESVVKITAGEDGLPKADYYAEQIASTENSEPIKQALQQIKVEIATEEAGVDQATLQQISSPVTFNTIALEESAKSEAELAQTRGLVYVMLFLLYMSVIMYGSMIATEVATEKSSRVMEILISSVSPVSQMFAKIIGIALVGILQFSLILLVGYLGIQQGGGGSMMEGFGLSNIQGSVIAYAVLFFILGYMLYATLAATLGSLVSRLEDAQQMISPMIYLILAAFFISIFGLNAPDSTFITVTSYIPFFSPLIMFLRVGMLDIPVWEVILSVGVLVGSIALLAWFGARVYSGGVLLYGKSSSFKDIKKAIQLSKKEG from the coding sequence ATGAATAAATTCTTCATTATGGTCGGTCATACGTTCATGAATCGAGTGAAAACAAAATCTTTTCTGATCACAACGCTTATTACGCTCATTTTAATTACCGCTCTGTCGAATATTCAAACGATTATTGAAACCTTTAGCGGGGAAGATGAGGCTAAGAAAGTTGCTTTAATTAGCGACAATGACGAGTGGAGCAGCACACTTGTCGAGATGGTATCCGTAAATGATGCGTTCACATTAGAACGAGTTGATCAATCTTTAGAGGAAGCAAAACAAGCGGTGAAAGAAGGAACGTATGAATCGGTCGTGAAAATTACAGCAGGAGAAGATGGGCTTCCAAAAGCTGACTATTACGCGGAGCAAATTGCTTCTACTGAAAACAGTGAACCAATCAAGCAAGCACTTCAACAAATTAAAGTAGAAATCGCTACCGAGGAAGCAGGGGTAGATCAAGCGACCTTACAGCAAATCTCCTCCCCGGTAACATTTAATACCATAGCTTTAGAGGAAAGTGCAAAATCAGAAGCAGAACTGGCCCAAACACGTGGGTTGGTATACGTTATGTTGTTCCTGTTATATATGTCTGTCATTATGTATGGAAGTATGATTGCGACAGAAGTAGCCACTGAAAAATCAAGCAGGGTCATGGAAATTTTGATTTCAAGTGTTTCGCCGGTATCGCAGATGTTTGCAAAAATCATTGGAATAGCTCTAGTCGGAATTTTGCAGTTTTCCTTAATTCTGCTAGTGGGGTACCTTGGAATCCAGCAAGGCGGCGGAGGTTCAATGATGGAAGGGTTTGGTTTATCTAATATCCAAGGCTCCGTCATCGCATACGCTGTACTATTCTTTATTTTAGGCTATATGCTTTATGCTACCTTAGCAGCAACACTTGGCTCGCTAGTCAGCCGTTTAGAAGATGCCCAACAGATGATTTCACCAATGATATATCTCATTTTAGCGGCTTTCTTTATTTCTATTTTCGGTCTGAATGCACCAGATTCTACTTTTATAACCGTAACTTCGTATATCCCATTTTTCTCGCCATTAATCATGTTCTTGCGCGTCGGAATGCTGGATATTCCAGTTTGGGAAGTTATCCTTTCGGTCGGAGTCCTTGTCGGATCGATTGCGTTGCTCGCCTGGTTTGGCGCCCGTGTTTATAGTGGTGGCGTACTGCTTTACGGAAAGTCATCATCATTCAAGGATATTAAGAAGGCTATCCAGTTGTCGAAGAAAGAAGGATAA
- a CDS encoding WD40/YVTN/BNR-like repeat-containing protein has product MKKLILGLATIIVVGLITGTFIYQNQNQNSLLQLNKKNDRLEKTKSPNQVEKPQPKTLEPVNNDRVSYTLQNNELNITYDKGNNWVKVPIEKDLLFNGEYNGNERELINGSYILTEERAAFLYKQEKVLLKYSLDQGTTWEESEVTEALPALRFRKVDFLNDRFGYVVLSGNRTMSQELSTVFLTHDGGETWKETASPETTRLIADGGFVDESTGFMSYGTINPQEPSLYVTQDEGRTWNKAVIHIPEKYDKVFVQAEFPVKEYNHLSVLLNQGPNGDYAGGKVKGKFISKDNGLTWDFSMEVQPNGTKQG; this is encoded by the coding sequence ATGAAGAAATTAATCCTAGGACTAGCTACGATTATAGTGGTTGGCCTAATCACTGGTACTTTCATTTACCAAAATCAAAACCAGAATTCATTGCTACAATTAAATAAGAAAAATGATAGGCTGGAAAAAACTAAATCCCCAAATCAAGTAGAAAAGCCTCAACCTAAGACATTAGAACCAGTAAACAATGACAGAGTCAGCTATACTTTGCAAAACAACGAGTTAAATATTACTTATGACAAAGGAAATAATTGGGTAAAAGTCCCGATTGAGAAAGATTTATTATTTAATGGGGAATACAATGGGAATGAACGAGAATTGATAAATGGGAGTTACATACTGACGGAAGAACGTGCAGCATTTTTATATAAGCAGGAAAAGGTGTTATTAAAATACTCTCTTGATCAAGGAACAACGTGGGAAGAAAGTGAGGTTACAGAAGCATTACCTGCCCTGCGCTTTAGAAAAGTAGACTTTTTAAATGATCGATTTGGATATGTTGTTCTTTCAGGTAATCGAACGATGTCACAAGAGCTTTCTACAGTCTTTTTAACTCACGATGGTGGGGAGACTTGGAAAGAGACAGCATCTCCAGAAACAACGAGATTAATTGCGGATGGTGGTTTTGTAGATGAAAGTACAGGATTTATGTCCTATGGAACGATTAATCCCCAGGAGCCAAGTCTTTATGTTACGCAAGATGAAGGAAGGACGTGGAATAAAGCAGTCATCCATATTCCTGAGAAATATGATAAGGTTTTTGTCCAAGCCGAGTTTCCGGTAAAAGAATACAATCATTTATCTGTTTTACTTAATCAAGGGCCTAATGGTGATTATGCAGGTGGTAAAGTGAAAGGAAAATTTATTTCAAAGGATAATGGGTTAACGTGGGATTTTTCGATGGAGGTACAGCCGAATGGAACAAAACAAGGATAA
- a CDS encoding monooxygenase: MSYVLQIDFKMDGPFGEEMSKAFTDLANSINDEPGFIWKIWTENKAEQEAGGIYLFETKQAAENYLTMHTERLSSFGITDARGKIFEVNEPLTNITHGPVE, from the coding sequence ATGAGTTATGTACTACAAATCGACTTTAAAATGGATGGGCCGTTTGGCGAGGAAATGTCAAAGGCATTCACTGACTTAGCGAACAGTATCAATGACGAACCGGGTTTCATATGGAAAATTTGGACTGAAAATAAGGCAGAGCAAGAAGCCGGCGGAATCTATTTATTTGAAACAAAACAAGCTGCCGAAAACTATTTGACCATGCACACGGAACGCTTATCAAGCTTTGGGATTACAGACGCCCGCGGGAAAATTTTCGAAGTAAATGAACCGTTAACCAACATCACCCATGGCCCTGTTGAATAA